A section of the Oryza sativa Japonica Group chromosome 1, ASM3414082v1 genome encodes:
- the LOC4325283 gene encoding YTH domain-containing protein ECT2 isoform X1, producing MEPKGEQQRHSMQEAMENLKINGSTKTSNVNLPATKGASSSDAISCISSGDAASTVKESEMNQEASVGDQGMYYYGYYYPASFGGYDENGYFVGYNGLEVHPTVVQGDNGSYLCYLPGYENGYTYSPIVPGVIAGVDGQYISKEPYYSTISMQDPSTPGIFAQPVAYGPELVPAYTWDPSFALLDGVQGRPVGVHQTNYPARPKYSSNKLPSSKASRNTKSASDTIKGSSSALDTMSTSANGYPSSKTANKASGASISKGYPLSSKFAVHTNQGKDNLYQSKDIGMKESGRSWNSTEKLKARSKLNGYGDCDISDNLTDNSKNSLSPQGGHYGLSSAGGGNDVTPSPVAMSRDAYNLPDFVTKYDQALFFVIKSYSEDDIHKSIKYNVWASTPNGNKRLDNAFKLAQERVAEKGTKCPMFLFFSVNASGQFCGVAEMVGPVDFNRNMNFWQQDKWNGFFPVKWHIIKDVPNPQFRHIILENNENKPVTNSRDTQEVKFPQGSEMLNIFKNFSCKTSILDDFDFYENRQKVMQDRRGKPLATTLDHPMLKVEKPEETKRPSQFVSTVDLDTAKPDEVVFDKIATELDTAKLSEEQINKVEVEIGTTNSSE from the exons ATGGAGCCCAAGGGCGAGCAGCAGCGCCACT CTATGCAAGAAGCAATGGAGAACTTGAAGATTAATGGTAGCACAAAGACAAGTAATGTCAACTTG CCTGCTACAAAAGGCGCAAGTTCTTCTGATGCAATATCATGCATTTCCTCGGGCGATGCAGCTAGTACTGTCAAGGAAAGTGAAATGAACCAAGAAGCTTCTGTGGGGGACCAAGGGATGTATTACTACGGATATTATTATCCTG CCTCATTTGGAGGATATGATGAGAATGGCTACTTCGTTGGATACAATGGACTGGAGGTGCACCCTACA gtggttcaaggtGATAATGGGTCTTATTTGTGTTATCTTCCGGGGTATGAAAATGGATATACTTATAGCCCGATTGTTCCTGGAGTTATTGCTGGTGTGGATGGTCAATATATCAGCAAAGAGCCATATTATTCTACAATTTCTATGCAGGACCCTAGCACACCTGGCATTTTTGCTCAACCAGTTGCTTATGGACCTGAGCTAGTCCCTGCATACACATGGGATCCTTCTTTTGCCCTTCTTGATGGGGTTCAGGGACGTCCTGTTGGTGTGCATCAAACAAATTACCCTGCAAGACCAAAATACTCTTCTAATAAGCTTCCTTCATCAAAAGCTTCCCGGAACACTAAGTCTGCATCAGATACCATCAAAGGATCATCATCAGCTCTAGACACGATGTCAACTTCTGCTAATGGCTATCCATCCTCGAAGACTGCAAACAAG GCATCTGGTGCTTCCATTTCAAAAGGGTATCCTCTGTCTAGCAAGTTTGCGGTGCATACTAACCAAGGAAAAGACAATCTTTACCAAAGTAAAGACATTGGTATGAAGGAAAGTGGTAGAAGCTGGAACAGTACTGAGAAGCTCAAGGCCAGAAGTAAGCTAAATGGATATGGTGACTGTGATATATCAGATAACCTCACTGATAACTCCAAAAATAGTTTGAGCCCTCAAGGTGGTCATTATGGACTATCAAGTGCAGGGGGGGGCAATGATGTTACACCTTCACCTGTTGCAATGAGCCGAGATGCATATAATCTTCCAGATTTTGTTACGAAGTATGATCAAGCTTTATTCTTTGTGATTAAATCTTATAGCGAGGATGATATTCACAAGAGCATTAAGTACAATGTCTGGGCAAGTACTCCTAATGGAAATAAAAGGCTTGACAATGCCTTTAAACTTGCACAAGAAAGAGTTGCTGAGAAAGGAACCAAATGTCCTATGTTCCTTTTCTTCTCT GTGAACGCAAGTGGCCAGTTCTGCGGCGTGGCTGAGATGGTCGGTCCGGTAGATTTCAACAGGAATATGAACTTCTGGCAGCAGGACAAGTGGAATGGATTTTTCCCAGTAAAATGGCACATTATCAAGGATGTGCCTAATCCACAATTTCGCCACATAATACTGGAGAACAACGAAAACAAACCTGTGACAAACAGCAGGGATACACAAGAG GTCAAGTTTCCACAAGGTTCAGAGATGCTGAACATTTTCAAGAACTTTTCATGTAAAACGTCAATATTGGATGACTTTGACTTCTATGAAAATAGGCAGAAAGTAATGCAGGACAGAAGAGGCAAGCCACTTGCTACAACATTGGATCACCCCATG TTAAAAGTTGAAAAACCTGAAGAAACTAAGAGGCCAAGTCAATTTGTAAGTACAGTGGATCTTGATACAGCCAAACCAGATGAAGTGGTGTTTGACAAGATTGCAACAGAACTCGATACAGCCAAGCTAAGTGAGGAGCAGATCAACAAAGTTGAAGTGGAAATTGGCACAACTAACAGTAGTGAGTAG
- the LOC4325281 gene encoding UPF0678 fatty acid-binding protein-like protein At1g79260, which translates to MTSRNKSRNRNGDPEEMEGGGATAPAAPHPAVAPLAFLLGKWRGEGEGSFPTISPFRYGEELLFSHHPSKPVISYTQRTWKAASGEPMHAESGYWRPRPDGSVEVVISQSTGLAEVQKGSFDAEKKTVTLQSELVGNASKVKQITRAFQLVDGELSYVVQMATITTSLQPHLKALLKKI; encoded by the exons ATGACGAGCAGAAATAAGTCCAGGAATCGAAACGGAGACCCCGAGGAAATGGAAGGCGGCGGAGCAACCGCACCCGCCGCGCCGCacccggcggtggcgccgctggCGTTCCTGCTGGGGAAGTGGCGCGGGGAAGGCGAGGGGAGCTTCCCCACCATCTCCCCCTTCCGCTACGGcgaggagctcctcttctcccACCACCCCTCCAAG CCGGTGATCTCGTACACGCAGAGGACGTGGAAGGCGGCGTCAGGCGAGCCGATGCACGCCGAGAGTGGGTACTGGCGGCCCCGCCCCGACGGCTCCGTCGAGGTTGTCATCTCGCAGAGCACTGGTCTGGCCGAGGTTCAG AAGGGTTCGTTTGATGCTGAAAAGAAAACAGTGACGCTCCAAAGCGAACTTGTGGGGAACGCATCCAAG GTGAAACAGATCACAAGAGCTTTTCAATTGGTAGATGGGGAGCTCTCATATGTTGTTCAGATGGCAACAATCACAACCAGTCTACAGCCACATCTCAAAGCCCTTCTGAAGAAGATTTGA
- the LOC4325283 gene encoding YTH domain-containing protein ECT2 isoform X2: MFHAIQEFVVVQGDNGSYLCYLPGYENGYTYSPIVPGVIAGVDGQYISKEPYYSTISMQDPSTPGIFAQPVAYGPELVPAYTWDPSFALLDGVQGRPVGVHQTNYPARPKYSSNKLPSSKASRNTKSASDTIKGSSSALDTMSTSANGYPSSKTANKASGASISKGYPLSSKFAVHTNQGKDNLYQSKDIGMKESGRSWNSTEKLKARSKLNGYGDCDISDNLTDNSKNSLSPQGGHYGLSSAGGGNDVTPSPVAMSRDAYNLPDFVTKYDQALFFVIKSYSEDDIHKSIKYNVWASTPNGNKRLDNAFKLAQERVAEKGTKCPMFLFFSVNASGQFCGVAEMVGPVDFNRNMNFWQQDKWNGFFPVKWHIIKDVPNPQFRHIILENNENKPVTNSRDTQEVKFPQGSEMLNIFKNFSCKTSILDDFDFYENRQKVMQDRRGKPLATTLDHPMLKVEKPEETKRPSQFVSTVDLDTAKPDEVVFDKIATELDTAKLSEEQINKVEVEIGTTNSSE; the protein is encoded by the exons ATGTTCCATGCTATACAAGAATTTGTG gtggttcaaggtGATAATGGGTCTTATTTGTGTTATCTTCCGGGGTATGAAAATGGATATACTTATAGCCCGATTGTTCCTGGAGTTATTGCTGGTGTGGATGGTCAATATATCAGCAAAGAGCCATATTATTCTACAATTTCTATGCAGGACCCTAGCACACCTGGCATTTTTGCTCAACCAGTTGCTTATGGACCTGAGCTAGTCCCTGCATACACATGGGATCCTTCTTTTGCCCTTCTTGATGGGGTTCAGGGACGTCCTGTTGGTGTGCATCAAACAAATTACCCTGCAAGACCAAAATACTCTTCTAATAAGCTTCCTTCATCAAAAGCTTCCCGGAACACTAAGTCTGCATCAGATACCATCAAAGGATCATCATCAGCTCTAGACACGATGTCAACTTCTGCTAATGGCTATCCATCCTCGAAGACTGCAAACAAG GCATCTGGTGCTTCCATTTCAAAAGGGTATCCTCTGTCTAGCAAGTTTGCGGTGCATACTAACCAAGGAAAAGACAATCTTTACCAAAGTAAAGACATTGGTATGAAGGAAAGTGGTAGAAGCTGGAACAGTACTGAGAAGCTCAAGGCCAGAAGTAAGCTAAATGGATATGGTGACTGTGATATATCAGATAACCTCACTGATAACTCCAAAAATAGTTTGAGCCCTCAAGGTGGTCATTATGGACTATCAAGTGCAGGGGGGGGCAATGATGTTACACCTTCACCTGTTGCAATGAGCCGAGATGCATATAATCTTCCAGATTTTGTTACGAAGTATGATCAAGCTTTATTCTTTGTGATTAAATCTTATAGCGAGGATGATATTCACAAGAGCATTAAGTACAATGTCTGGGCAAGTACTCCTAATGGAAATAAAAGGCTTGACAATGCCTTTAAACTTGCACAAGAAAGAGTTGCTGAGAAAGGAACCAAATGTCCTATGTTCCTTTTCTTCTCT GTGAACGCAAGTGGCCAGTTCTGCGGCGTGGCTGAGATGGTCGGTCCGGTAGATTTCAACAGGAATATGAACTTCTGGCAGCAGGACAAGTGGAATGGATTTTTCCCAGTAAAATGGCACATTATCAAGGATGTGCCTAATCCACAATTTCGCCACATAATACTGGAGAACAACGAAAACAAACCTGTGACAAACAGCAGGGATACACAAGAG GTCAAGTTTCCACAAGGTTCAGAGATGCTGAACATTTTCAAGAACTTTTCATGTAAAACGTCAATATTGGATGACTTTGACTTCTATGAAAATAGGCAGAAAGTAATGCAGGACAGAAGAGGCAAGCCACTTGCTACAACATTGGATCACCCCATG TTAAAAGTTGAAAAACCTGAAGAAACTAAGAGGCCAAGTCAATTTGTAAGTACAGTGGATCTTGATACAGCCAAACCAGATGAAGTGGTGTTTGACAAGATTGCAACAGAACTCGATACAGCCAAGCTAAGTGAGGAGCAGATCAACAAAGTTGAAGTGGAAATTGGCACAACTAACAGTAGTGAGTAG
- the LOC4325282 gene encoding large ribosomal subunit protein eL43z isoform X1, translating into MLTQTKRTKKAGIVGKYGTRYGASLRKQIKKMEVSQHSKYFCEFCGKFAVKRKAVGIWGCKDCGKVKAGGAYTMNTASAVTVRSTIRRLREQTEA; encoded by the exons ATGCTTACTCAGACGAAGCGCACCAAGAAGGCTGGAATTGTTGGCAAATATG GTACTAGGTATGGTGCCAGTTTGCGTAAGCAAATCAAGAAGATGGAGGTTTCTCAGCACTCCAAGTACTTCTGTGAGTTCTGTGGGAAG TTTGCCGTGAAGAGGAAAGCAGTTGGAATCTGGGGATGCAAGGACTGTGGGAAGGTGAAGGCCGGTGGTGCTTACACCATGAA CACTGCTAGTGCGGTCACTGTCAGGAGCACAATCCGTCGTCTGAGGGAGCAGACTGAAGCCTGA
- the LOC4325282 gene encoding large ribosomal subunit protein eL43z, translating into MTKRTKKAGIVGKYGTRYGASLRKQIKKMEVSQHSKYFCEFCGKFAVKRKAVGIWGCKDCGKVKAGGAYTMNTASAVTVRSTIRRLREQTEA; encoded by the exons ATG ACGAAGCGCACCAAGAAGGCTGGAATTGTTGGCAAATATG GTACTAGGTATGGTGCCAGTTTGCGTAAGCAAATCAAGAAGATGGAGGTTTCTCAGCACTCCAAGTACTTCTGTGAGTTCTGTGGGAAG TTTGCCGTGAAGAGGAAAGCAGTTGGAATCTGGGGATGCAAGGACTGTGGGAAGGTGAAGGCCGGTGGTGCTTACACCATGAA CACTGCTAGTGCGGTCACTGTCAGGAGCACAATCCGTCGTCTGAGGGAGCAGACTGAAGCCTGA